CGCCGGATCCTCGTAGGAATGCAGGGTCTCGCCCCAGCCGCCGTCCGCGTTCTGGCGCGCCTCGAGCCAGACGATCGCCCGCTGCACGTAGGCGCGCGACGGGTTCTCGCCGATTGCGCCCAGCCCGCGGAGCACCGACCACGTGCCGTAGATGTAGTTGGCGCCCCAGCGGCCGTACCAGGGGCCGTCCGCGCGCTGCGAGTCGCGGATGAAGGTGAGGCCGCGCCGCGCCGCCGGGTGGTCGAGGGTCTCGCCCAGCATGCCCATGAGCTCGAGGCCGCGCCCGGTGAGGTCCTCGGTCGACGGATCCAGCAGCGCGCCGTGGTCGGCGAAGGGAATGTTGTTGAGGATGAGGCGGTTGTTGTCGGCGTCGAACGAGCCCCACCCGCCGTCTCCGCCCTGCATGCCCATGAACCACGCCATGCCGCGCGTGAGCGCGCGCTCCTTGCGCCCGGCGTCGAGCCCCTCGGTGCGGGCCAGGGCCATCATGACCATGGCCGAGTCGTCGAGGTCGGGGTAGAAGTCGTTGTGGTACTGGAACGGCCAGCCGCCCGGTGGCACTCCCGGACGCTTGATCTGCCAGTCGCCCGGCACCGTCACCTGCCGGTCGATCAACCACTCGCCGGCACGGACGAGGGCCGGATCATCGACGGGGAAGCCGGACTCGATCAGCGCGTTGGCCGCGAGCGCGGTGTCCCATACCGGCGAGACGCACGGCTGGTAGTGCAGGGTGCGTGCGGTCTCGATCCCGAGCGCCTCGATCTCCTTCAGCTGGCCGCGGATGAGCGGGTGGTCATCCGGATATCCGAGGCATCGGAGCGCCAGGACCGCGTTGACCATCGCCGGAAAGATCCCGCCCAGGCCGCCGGGCACCGCGAGGCGCTCCTCGAGCCATCGCCGGGCCGCCTCGAGCGCGCGGGCGCGCAGGGGGCGCGGTCCCAGGCGCTCCCAGCCCTTCAGCGCGTCGTCCACGCCGATGAAGAAGTTCTTCCAAAGGAACGTCCTCGGCGAGAACGGCCGCGGCATCCGGTCGATGCGCAGGCTCGCCTCCGTGCGCGGCACCGTCCAGAGCTCGTCGAGGCGCCGGTCGGGCGGCATCCGGTGCACCGGCTTGGCGTCCATCACGATGAGCAGCGGGACCATGACGGTGCGGGACCAGTACGAGACCTCGAGCAGATTGAAGTACGACCAGCGGGGCAGGAGCATGATCTCCACCGGCATGGCGGGGATCCCCGCCCAGTCGTACTCCCCGAAGAGGGCGAGGAGAATCTTGGTGAAGACGTTGGCCTGCACCAGCCCGCCTTCGGCCAGGATCAGGGCGCGGGCCCGCGCCATCGCCGGATCGTCCGCCGACACGCCGGCCACCTTCATGGCGAAGTAGGCCTTGATGGTGGCGGAGAGGTTGTGTGGTCCGCCCTCGAAGAGGCTCCAGCCGCCGTCGGCGAGCTGGCGCTCGCGAAGGTAGGCGACGATCTTCGCCTCGCGCTCGCGGTCGACGCGGTCCAACAGGTGACAGAAGAGGAGATACTCACTCGAGATGGTGCTGTCGGCCTCGAGCTCGCCCACCCAGTGCCCGTCCGGTTCCTGCGTCCGGAGCAGCAGCCGGTGCGCGCGCGCGATGGCGGTGTCGACGCGAGCCGCCGCCGAGTCGGTCGGAGCGGGCGAAGAGGCTTCGGACACACTCATCGCGCCGAGTTTCTGAGCAAACATCGCACCATACTAGCACACGGTTTTGGTGCGCCACGCCGGGCTCTTTCTGGTACTCTGTTGCGGGGTTGTTCTGGGACATGTCCTACACACGAAAGGGATCGCCTAACCCATGAGTGTGCCGCTCTCGCAGATGTGGACGGTTGCGACGTATGTGATCCGCCAGAGGCTCGCGGGCCACAAGCGCTACCCCCTCGTCCTGATGCTCGAGCCGCTCTTCCGCTGCAACCTCGCGTGCGCGGGCTGCGGCAAGATCCAGTACCCGGCGCAGATCCTGCGTAAGAGTCTCTCCGTCGAAAAGTGCCTCCAGGCGGTCGACGAGTGCGGGGCGCCGATGGTGAGCATCCCGGGCGGCGAGCCGCTGATGTACCCGGAGATCGACCGGCTGGTGGCGGAGCTGGTGAAGCGGAAGAAGTACGTGTACCTCTGCACCAACGCGATCCTGCTGAAGGAGAAGCTGCACCTCTTCACGCCCTCGCGGTATCTCAGCTTCAGCGTGCACATGGACGGCCTCCGCGAGGAGCACGACGAGGCGGTGTGCCGCGACGGGGTGTACGACCAGGCGCTGCCGGCCATCCAGGAGGCGCTGGCGCGGGGCTTCCGCGTCACCACCAACACCACGCTCTTCGACGGCGCCTCCCCCCTGCGGGTCCGCGAGTTCTTCGACGAGATGATGCGGGTGGGGGTGGAGGGGATGATGGTCTCCCCCGGCTACAGCTATTCGAAGGCGCCGGACCAGGAGCACTTCCTCCGCCGGAGCCGCACCAATCAGCTCTTCAGCGCCATCCTGTCGAACCCCAAGCGTGGCTGGCGCTTCAACCAGTCGCCGCTCTTCCTCCGCTTCCTCATGGGCAAGCACGACTACGAGTGCACCCCATGGGGCAACCCGACCTACAACATGTTCGGGTGGCAGCGGCCCTGCTATCTCCTGCAGGACGGCTATGCGGAGACCTTCAAGGAGCTGATGGCGACCACGCCCTGGGAGAACTACGGGCGGAAGAGCGGCAACGAGAAGTGCCAGGACTGCATGGTGCACTGCGGGTTCGAGGCCACTGCGGTGGATCACACGTTTAGCTCGCTCCGCGGCTTCATCGAGACCGCCGCCGTCACCTTCACCGGCAAGCTCTGAGGCCGGAGGCGCGCGCATGACGCTGCAAGGCTGGGTGCCCGACATCGGGCCCTACCTCACCCTCGCCGAGGTGATCGAGCACGCCTTCGACTACCGCGGCAACGTCACGGTGGTGCGGAAGGACGGCAGCGAGCTGGTGGGCTATCTGAGCAATCGCGACGGGAGCGCGCCCGAGCCCTTCGTCCAGGTCATCGACGAGGAGGGCAATGATCCCGTCCGCATCCCGTATGACGACATCGTCAACGTCCTCTTCACCGGCAAGGACCCCGCCGAGGGCAATTCGTGGAAGGCCTGGCTGGAGCGCAAGGAGCGCGAGAAGGCGCAGCACGCCCCGCCCGCGTAGTCC
The Candidatus Methylomirabilota bacterium genome window above contains:
- the shc gene encoding squalene--hopene cyclase, which encodes MFAQKLGAMSVSEASSPAPTDSAAARVDTAIARAHRLLLRTQEPDGHWVGELEADSTISSEYLLFCHLLDRVDREREAKIVAYLRERQLADGGWSLFEGGPHNLSATIKAYFAMKVAGVSADDPAMARARALILAEGGLVQANVFTKILLALFGEYDWAGIPAMPVEIMLLPRWSYFNLLEVSYWSRTVMVPLLIVMDAKPVHRMPPDRRLDELWTVPRTEASLRIDRMPRPFSPRTFLWKNFFIGVDDALKGWERLGPRPLRARALEAARRWLEERLAVPGGLGGIFPAMVNAVLALRCLGYPDDHPLIRGQLKEIEALGIETARTLHYQPCVSPVWDTALAANALIESGFPVDDPALVRAGEWLIDRQVTVPGDWQIKRPGVPPGGWPFQYHNDFYPDLDDSAMVMMALARTEGLDAGRKERALTRGMAWFMGMQGGDGGWGSFDADNNRLILNNIPFADHGALLDPSTEDLTGRGLELMGMLGETLDHPAARRGLTFIRDSQRADGPWYGRWGANYIYGTWSVLRGLGAIGENPSRAYVQRAIVWLEARQNADGGWGETLHSYEDPAQAGRGASIPSQTAWALLGLLAVGGAERPSVARGIRYLLETQGEDGAWEDPLWNGTGFPRVFYLKYHLYAKYFPLWALGAYRNARG
- the hpnH gene encoding adenosyl-hopene transferase HpnH; translated protein: MSVPLSQMWTVATYVIRQRLAGHKRYPLVLMLEPLFRCNLACAGCGKIQYPAQILRKSLSVEKCLQAVDECGAPMVSIPGGEPLMYPEIDRLVAELVKRKKYVYLCTNAILLKEKLHLFTPSRYLSFSVHMDGLREEHDEAVCRDGVYDQALPAIQEALARGFRVTTNTTLFDGASPLRVREFFDEMMRVGVEGMMVSPGYSYSKAPDQEHFLRRSRTNQLFSAILSNPKRGWRFNQSPLFLRFLMGKHDYECTPWGNPTYNMFGWQRPCYLLQDGYAETFKELMATTPWENYGRKSGNEKCQDCMVHCGFEATAVDHTFSSLRGFIETAAVTFTGKL